Proteins encoded within one genomic window of Fragaria vesca subsp. vesca linkage group LG1, FraVesHawaii_1.0, whole genome shotgun sequence:
- the LOC101307147 gene encoding putative F-box protein At1g65770-like, with the protein MATVDWSDLPKEIWSIIGKFIHTRIDVLHFRSVCSVWRSSRPPFLRPPPPPPLPLKFSPSAADPKLRALLFQSTTYRMEPIADHNRKGGSSSKSKPFLMKLEHNPNSGEMRLVHPVTSSPLRSYRNSKPKEFNLLDFRPVELRKSYVLKFGKNSHVNVKSVHRLVVMPSEFLEFSDVSGIFMIYNGGKLAFVRFGDDKLTRVDENGHYDDIIVYKGQCYVVDKWGTISWISSGLQVIQLQVIQFSPPLCGFGGQKYLVESCGDLYVVDQFFENVTYHDNVNRVLPQNPDNELVFWHHHWNRQDDADTTGFKVYKLDQEWGRWVDVKDLGDYIFILSNDGSFSVSSREFGGVKGNCIFFSESASSTLRNFYNRVFNLEDGRISSLVSLHSQMVHPPTSWLTPD; encoded by the coding sequence ATGGCAACCGTAGACTGGTCCGACCTCCCAAAGGAGATCTGGTCCATCATTGGAAAATTCATCCACACCCGCATCGACGTCCTCCACTTCCGCAGCGTGTGCTCCGTATGGCGTTCCTCCCGCCCTCCTTTCCTCCGTCCTCCGCCTCCTCCTCCTCTCCCGCTCAAATTCTCTCCCTCCGCCGCCGATCCCAAACTCCGCGCTCTCCTCTTCCAGAGCACAACCTACCGCATGGAGCCGATCGCCGATCACAACCGGAAAGGCGGTTCTTCTTCCAAGTCAAAGCCGTTTCTGATGAAGCTAGAGCACAACCCCAATTCCGGGGAAATGCGGCTAGTACATCCAGTGACTAGCTCGCCGCTCAGGTCTTACCGTAACTCTAAACCTAAGGAGTTTAATTTGTTGGATTTTCGACCGGTAGAGTTGCGAAAATCTTATGTTCTCAAGTTTGGGAAGAACAGTCATGTTAATGTGAAGTCTGTGCATAGGTTGGTAGTCATGCCTAGTGAGTTTCTGGAGTTTAGTGACGTGTCAGGGATTTTTATGATATATAACGGAGGGAAGCTCGCGTTTGTTAGATTTGGGGATGACAAATTGACTCGTGTGGATGAAAATGGTCATTATGATGATATTATTGTGTATAAGGGTCAGTGTTATGTTGTTGATAAGTGGGGGACGATTTCGTGGATTAGTTCGGGTTTGCAGGTGATTCAGTTGCAGGTGATTCAGTTTTCGCCTCCGTTATGTGGGTTTGGCGGGCAGAAGTATTTGGTGGAGTCTTGTGGTGATCTTTATGTGGTAGATCAGTTCTTTGAAAACGTGACTTACCATGACAATGTCAATAGGGTGTTGCCGCAGAATCCGGATAACGAGTTGGTGTTCTGGCATCATCATTGGAATAGGCAGGATGATGCAGACACAACTGGTTTTAAAGTTTATAAGCTGGATCAAGAATGGGGTAGATGGGTCGATGTGAAGGACTTGGGAGATTACATCTTTATTTTGAGCAATGATGGATCTTTCTCTGTGTCCAGCAGAGAGTTTGGTGGAGTGAAGGGAAATTGCATTTTCTTTTCTGAAAGTGCGTCAAGTACGTTAAGGAATTTCTACAACCGTGTGTTCAATTTAGAGGATGGCAGGATTAGCAGCCTAGTATCTTTGCACTCTCAAATGGTCCATCCACCTACATCTTGGCTCACCCCTGATTGA